The proteins below are encoded in one region of Fibrella aestuarina BUZ 2:
- a CDS encoding SusC/RagA family TonB-linked outer membrane protein — MAQTVSGRITAAENNEPLPGVSVVLKGTSQGATTDNTGRYSLKLSGANPTLVISFIGYTRQEIPVGSRTVIDVSLQQDDKSLDEVVVVGYGTQKKINLTGAVSTVDAKAIQNRPSTSLANALQGVTPGVNITRQSGQPGNEAVSIQIRGVTSANGSVNPLVILDGVSAPISTMTTLNPNDVESISVLKDAAAAAIYGAQAAGGVILITTKKGKSGKVTFDYLAQYGTDWAINIPKRLSLIDEALFSNLARQNSGSAPEYTSDDLQRIRDNIPYVVNPADTGAYLYYNQQPLADQVLRKYTSMRTHNLTARGGTDKLNFLVSGGYYEKQGVFKVGPDNMKRYNLRVNLGAQLTKHISIDTRLSYTLEQTRRASADANGSYGLLNYALRWRNRNPFLTPEGRYNGIGSGSLALPLQEAGGYNNYDRNFFDGVFTLQAANLIKGLNLRAIAGTQYRPAYRELFNRTVPLWAKSRITSYINPVNSFQVTNELTKNTNIQLLANYDVKVGDKHNFGFFAGYQWEEFRYQSSYSSASNLVSNDLPTLNLGDDKTKVATQDIQANAFQSVFGRFNYNYADKYLLEATLRQDESSRLAPGLRKKIFPSASAGWNMHREDWFASTLPFFSEFKLRGSWGRLGGALGTGIGNYDYLNQLSRGSNLVLGNSRTTYVNQGSIPSSSLSWETIETTNGGIDLGFLQNRLQFTGDYYVKFNRNMLTPQQLPGTIGIGTPRKNNGELKSWGWETELRFRDRIGKEFTYSVAVNVSDNQNRLQSYSGRTVVSAGTNNLIEGYPINTIWGYQTAGYFQSADEVKAAAFQDNRTGAGDVKYVDQNGDGRLTWGKGTVADRGDLILIGTTQPRYLFGVTLGAQWKGFDLTVFLQGVGKRNYAPTQESIAPLMVTWKQPLAIHSDYWTPENPNALFPRPFVAATHNYVPSDKWVLNASYMRLKNLQFGYTLPITLTQKVGINQARFFFSGQDLLTVSGLGKFQGYYDPEMRDGVENDYPFFATASIGLNVSF, encoded by the coding sequence ATGGCTCAGACTGTTAGTGGCCGCATTACCGCAGCCGAGAACAATGAGCCTCTGCCGGGCGTCAGCGTGGTGCTGAAGGGAACCTCGCAAGGCGCCACCACCGACAACACGGGTCGGTACAGCCTCAAACTGTCCGGGGCCAACCCAACGCTGGTGATCAGCTTTATCGGCTACACCCGTCAGGAAATTCCGGTGGGCAGTCGTACCGTAATCGATGTGTCCTTACAGCAGGACGACAAGTCGCTGGACGAAGTGGTGGTGGTGGGTTATGGTACCCAGAAAAAGATCAATCTCACGGGGGCCGTGTCGACCGTTGATGCCAAAGCCATCCAGAATCGGCCCTCTACCAGCCTGGCCAATGCCTTGCAAGGGGTTACACCGGGGGTAAACATCACACGCCAGAGTGGGCAACCGGGTAACGAAGCGGTGAGTATTCAGATTCGGGGGGTGACGTCGGCAAACGGAAGCGTAAACCCACTCGTGATTCTGGACGGGGTCAGCGCGCCTATCTCGACCATGACGACGCTCAATCCCAACGACGTGGAAAGCATCAGTGTGCTTAAAGATGCCGCTGCCGCTGCTATTTATGGCGCTCAGGCTGCCGGTGGCGTCATCCTGATCACAACCAAGAAAGGAAAATCGGGCAAAGTGACTTTCGACTACCTGGCGCAGTACGGCACTGATTGGGCGATCAACATCCCCAAACGGTTGAGCCTGATCGACGAAGCGCTGTTTTCTAACCTCGCCCGCCAGAATTCGGGTAGTGCACCGGAATATACCAGTGATGACCTGCAACGCATCCGCGACAACATTCCCTACGTGGTGAACCCGGCCGACACGGGTGCGTATCTGTACTACAACCAGCAGCCACTGGCTGACCAGGTACTCCGCAAGTACACGTCCATGCGGACGCACAACCTGACGGCGCGCGGTGGAACCGACAAACTAAACTTCCTGGTATCAGGGGGTTACTACGAAAAACAGGGCGTTTTCAAAGTGGGGCCTGATAACATGAAACGCTATAACCTGCGCGTCAATTTGGGCGCTCAGCTAACCAAACATATCTCCATTGATACCCGGCTATCGTATACCCTGGAGCAGACCCGCCGGGCCTCGGCCGATGCCAACGGGAGTTACGGTCTATTGAACTACGCTTTACGCTGGCGCAACCGCAATCCCTTTCTAACGCCGGAGGGTCGCTACAACGGTATCGGATCGGGGTCGTTGGCGCTGCCGTTGCAGGAAGCAGGTGGCTACAATAACTACGATCGCAATTTCTTTGATGGGGTGTTCACCCTACAGGCCGCCAATCTGATCAAAGGCCTTAACCTGCGCGCCATTGCTGGAACGCAGTACCGCCCGGCGTACCGTGAACTCTTCAACCGCACCGTGCCTTTGTGGGCCAAATCAAGAATTACTAGTTACATCAACCCGGTGAATTCCTTCCAGGTGACCAATGAACTGACCAAGAATACCAACATTCAGTTGCTGGCCAACTATGATGTTAAGGTTGGTGACAAGCACAACTTTGGCTTCTTCGCGGGGTATCAGTGGGAGGAATTCCGCTACCAGTCTTCTTACAGCAGCGCCTCCAACCTGGTGAGTAACGACCTGCCCACCCTGAATCTGGGGGATGATAAGACGAAGGTGGCCACGCAGGACATTCAGGCAAATGCGTTTCAGTCTGTTTTTGGCCGGTTCAACTACAACTACGCTGATAAGTACCTGCTGGAGGCCACCCTGCGCCAGGATGAAAGCTCCCGTCTGGCTCCCGGCTTACGTAAAAAGATATTCCCTTCTGCCTCGGCGGGCTGGAATATGCACCGCGAAGACTGGTTCGCCAGCACCCTGCCATTCTTTTCCGAATTTAAACTACGGGGTTCCTGGGGCCGCCTGGGCGGGGCGTTGGGTACCGGTATCGGTAACTACGATTACCTGAATCAGCTCAGCCGGGGGTCGAACCTGGTTCTGGGCAACTCACGTACGACGTACGTCAATCAAGGTTCGATTCCTTCATCGAGTCTGTCATGGGAAACGATCGAAACAACCAATGGGGGTATCGACCTGGGTTTCCTCCAGAACCGGTTGCAGTTTACCGGCGACTACTACGTCAAGTTTAACCGCAACATGCTCACCCCTCAGCAGTTGCCCGGTACGATTGGCATCGGTACGCCCCGTAAAAATAACGGTGAGTTGAAATCGTGGGGCTGGGAAACCGAACTGCGCTTTCGCGACCGCATCGGCAAAGAGTTTACCTATTCGGTTGCCGTTAACGTCTCCGATAACCAAAACCGGTTGCAAAGCTACTCAGGGCGGACCGTCGTGTCGGCGGGGACGAACAACCTGATCGAAGGGTATCCGATCAACACGATCTGGGGCTATCAGACGGCGGGATATTTTCAATCGGCCGATGAGGTGAAAGCCGCTGCTTTCCAGGATAACCGCACGGGAGCAGGCGACGTAAAATACGTGGACCAGAACGGTGATGGTCGCTTAACGTGGGGAAAAGGTACGGTCGCAGACCGTGGCGACCTGATTCTGATCGGTACCACCCAGCCCCGGTATCTGTTCGGGGTAACACTGGGCGCCCAATGGAAGGGATTTGACCTAACCGTCTTTTTGCAGGGCGTTGGCAAGCGCAATTATGCGCCTACTCAGGAGTCGATTGCGCCGTTGATGGTTACCTGGAAACAGCCACTGGCTATTCACAGCGATTACTGGACGCCCGAAAATCCCAATGCGCTCTTCCCCCGTCCGTTTGTTGCCGCTACGCATAACTACGTCCCCTCGGACAAGTGGGTACTGAATGCCAGCTACATGCGGCTGAAGAACCTGCAATTTGGCTATACGCTGCCCATCACCCTGACGCAGAAAGTAGGCATCAACCAAGCTCGGTTCTTCTTCTCGGGACAAGACCTGCTCACGGTATCCGGTCTGGGCAAATTTCAGGGGTACTATGACCCAGAAATGCGGGATGGGGTCGAAAATGACTATCCCTTCTTCGCTACCGCTTCGATTGGACTTAATGTTTCCTTCTAA
- a CDS encoding hybrid sensor histidine kinase/response regulator transcription factor has translation MGWSRLASAQNHQVRFERLGPLQGLTHSTVHTIYQDRQGFLWIATRDGLNRYDGQSFRTFRHRFGEPNSLRGSDVVALGEDLSSHLWVGTYSRGLQRLNPDGCTFSPIERTTAGLDVSQWSISCLATDRQGRVWAGTLGSGWLVVDTKTNQASQFLLPKSAGAAKVITCAMTDRDGSMWFGTDDGTVARFNAAGTLATIYRLPDAARQYRSSKRITALFRTQSGLLLLASRNHGLYTLNERSGQAAKLFGAVNSERSDNIITAIAEDKNHTVWIGTDDGIRRFLPNQPLQVQVLRADPNDESSLSTHAVQSLLTDRRGNVWVGTWEGGLNVWYADPPRLEVISQRPAGPRRLVTPKVSAVATDTAGNLWIGSVRGLLRLPNNGQPIETVPIPAAFGSRDVYRMFSDRSGHLYVSFWKGGLGLYHAQKGLSRLPLPGLPDGHVAAFANKQEGGVWMIRNDQHLCAYTPQQNRVDTLGHIHRILHTSPFITFTCLWEDRQKRLWFGTYDHGLFVWDRRSGQVRQLTAQTSGLSENHITCLFEDSAGDLWVGTNGAGLNRRRPGIETFTTYTRQTGLAGDMIAAIEEDRHGNLWISTTEGLTRLNRSSGRMSVYGETDGLPTREFVNPGSVRLPNGDLAFASTQGLVLVHPDQFFKPLPPPRAYLADLALFNKPVAVGGADSPLTVELAQTTELTLTPRQTVFTLEFGALCWGRNRHVRYAYKLDEFDPDWRYTDTEKNTTYTNLSPGSYLFRLKAAQTDQPWGPEQHLLITVQPPWFKTRWAICLYIALLIGIVVLIRHIIRVQEKLRADVKIQEMRTQAIRQLDEAKTSFFTNVSHEFKTPLTLILTPLEKLLADELPPADRLQHQFQVMHRNANRLLRLINQLLDLSKLENGALKPQIRRNNLVQHVDAILRSFEEVARAKGISLKSQLDPALRSVWSDLDFVEKMVTNLLSNSVKHTPDGGQIMLTGHVQQDHLFLTVTDTGIGMSLEEQSHIFERFYQVQTGKSSGTGIGLSLTRELVELLGGSIEVASTPGEGSSFTVRIPVRADAFEASWFVDEETNPPSLLIDQVIPDLSSASIPEQAQVLLIAEDDPDLNAFLTDLFKTSFRVLSATNGEQALQLARQHIPDAIITDWIMPELEGPELCRLLKTDEKTSHIPIILLTSKASMASQLAGLDVGADDYVTKPFSAALLRGRLQGLLANRLRLRQAFGQEVWLRPSDVKLSNVDEAFLQRATACIEEHIDDANFDIDQLQELLNMSQMQLYRKLKSLTNMAGRDFIRYIRLQRAAQLLETGQVTVSEAGYRVGFNDRSYFSRAFKKQFGHAPTEHLSAKDQA, from the coding sequence ATGGGGTGGAGCAGGTTAGCTTCGGCCCAAAATCACCAAGTACGTTTTGAGCGCCTTGGTCCCCTGCAGGGGCTAACCCATAGTACGGTTCATACCATTTATCAGGATCGACAAGGCTTTTTGTGGATTGCCACGCGTGATGGGCTCAACCGGTACGACGGACAGTCGTTTCGTACGTTCCGCCATCGTTTTGGTGAACCGAATAGTCTGCGGGGAAGCGATGTGGTGGCGTTAGGGGAGGATCTGTCCAGTCACCTCTGGGTAGGTACGTATTCGCGGGGGCTACAGCGGCTCAACCCCGATGGATGCACATTCAGCCCTATCGAGCGGACTACCGCCGGGCTCGACGTCAGTCAATGGAGCATCTCCTGCCTGGCTACCGATCGGCAAGGGCGCGTTTGGGCCGGAACGCTAGGCAGTGGCTGGCTGGTTGTCGATACAAAAACCAATCAGGCAAGCCAGTTTCTGTTACCCAAATCGGCAGGAGCAGCCAAGGTGATTACCTGTGCCATGACCGATCGGGATGGAAGTATGTGGTTTGGAACAGACGATGGCACTGTGGCTCGCTTTAATGCTGCCGGTACGTTGGCTACCATCTATCGCTTACCTGATGCAGCCAGACAGTATCGCAGTTCGAAGCGGATAACGGCGCTTTTTCGCACGCAGTCGGGCTTGCTGCTGCTGGCCTCCCGGAACCATGGGCTTTATACCCTGAATGAGCGTAGCGGCCAGGCGGCCAAGCTCTTCGGAGCGGTCAACTCTGAACGGAGTGACAACATCATTACCGCCATCGCTGAAGATAAAAACCATACGGTGTGGATTGGCACTGACGACGGAATCCGCCGCTTTTTGCCCAACCAGCCGTTGCAGGTACAAGTCCTGCGGGCTGATCCGAATGATGAGTCAAGCTTATCGACCCACGCGGTTCAGTCGCTGCTGACCGACCGGCGGGGTAATGTCTGGGTAGGCACCTGGGAAGGCGGCCTCAACGTGTGGTATGCTGATCCGCCTCGGCTCGAAGTAATAAGTCAACGTCCTGCCGGACCGCGCCGACTCGTCACGCCGAAAGTATCCGCTGTAGCTACGGATACCGCCGGAAACCTATGGATAGGGTCCGTACGCGGGTTGCTTCGTCTACCGAACAACGGCCAGCCTATTGAAACTGTACCCATTCCGGCGGCATTTGGCAGCCGTGACGTCTACCGAATGTTCTCCGACCGGAGCGGCCATCTCTACGTTAGCTTCTGGAAGGGCGGGCTTGGTTTATACCACGCACAAAAGGGGCTCAGTCGCCTGCCCCTACCCGGCCTCCCGGATGGGCACGTCGCCGCGTTTGCAAATAAGCAAGAGGGAGGAGTCTGGATGATTCGGAACGACCAGCACCTATGCGCCTATACGCCACAGCAAAACCGGGTCGATACATTGGGGCACATTCATCGTATCCTGCATACATCCCCTTTTATTACATTCACCTGTCTGTGGGAAGATCGGCAAAAACGGCTCTGGTTCGGCACCTACGACCACGGACTGTTTGTCTGGGATCGGCGTAGCGGGCAGGTTCGGCAACTTACGGCCCAAACCAGTGGTCTCAGCGAAAATCATATCACCTGCCTGTTCGAGGATTCGGCGGGCGACCTGTGGGTGGGGACCAATGGCGCTGGCCTTAACCGCAGGCGGCCCGGAATCGAGACATTTACGACCTACACCAGGCAAACCGGCTTGGCGGGCGATATGATTGCGGCCATCGAAGAGGATCGCCACGGCAACCTGTGGATCAGTACGACCGAGGGCCTCACGCGCCTGAACCGTTCGAGCGGCCGGATGTCCGTCTACGGCGAGACGGACGGCTTACCGACCCGCGAATTTGTTAACCCCGGCAGTGTGCGGCTACCCAATGGCGACCTTGCCTTCGCCAGCACGCAGGGGCTGGTGCTGGTGCATCCCGACCAGTTCTTCAAACCGCTACCACCTCCCCGGGCGTATCTGGCCGACCTGGCCTTGTTTAACAAACCGGTGGCTGTTGGTGGAGCCGACTCGCCTCTTACTGTCGAACTGGCCCAGACAACTGAGCTTACCCTGACTCCCCGACAGACCGTCTTTACGCTGGAATTTGGCGCTTTATGCTGGGGCCGGAACCGCCACGTCCGCTATGCCTACAAATTGGATGAATTTGACCCGGACTGGCGCTACACAGATACGGAGAAAAACACGACGTATACCAACCTATCGCCCGGCAGTTACCTGTTTCGGCTCAAGGCTGCCCAGACAGACCAGCCCTGGGGCCCTGAGCAGCACCTGCTCATCACCGTGCAGCCGCCCTGGTTCAAGACCCGATGGGCTATCTGTTTGTACATCGCCCTGTTAATCGGGATCGTCGTGCTGATCCGGCACATTATCCGGGTGCAGGAAAAGCTTAGGGCCGACGTGAAGATTCAGGAGATGCGTACCCAGGCCATCCGGCAGCTCGATGAAGCCAAGACCAGCTTTTTTACGAACGTATCCCACGAGTTTAAAACGCCCCTGACGCTGATTCTGACCCCGCTGGAGAAGCTACTGGCCGATGAATTACCGCCAGCGGATCGTTTACAGCACCAGTTTCAAGTGATGCACCGCAACGCCAACCGGCTACTTCGCTTAATCAACCAGTTGCTGGATCTCTCGAAGCTGGAGAACGGTGCCTTGAAGCCGCAGATCAGGCGTAACAACCTCGTGCAGCACGTCGACGCTATTCTGCGCTCGTTCGAGGAGGTAGCCCGGGCTAAAGGCATATCCCTGAAAAGTCAGCTGGACCCGGCCTTACGCAGCGTTTGGTCCGATCTGGATTTCGTTGAAAAGATGGTTACCAACCTGCTGTCCAATTCGGTGAAGCATACGCCCGACGGGGGACAAATAATGTTGACGGGCCACGTGCAGCAAGACCACCTGTTCCTGACGGTCACCGATACGGGTATTGGCATGTCGCTCGAAGAGCAGTCGCATATTTTTGAGCGCTTCTATCAGGTGCAAACCGGTAAATCGTCGGGTACGGGTATCGGTCTTTCGCTGACGAGGGAACTGGTTGAGCTGCTCGGGGGAAGTATTGAGGTGGCAAGCACACCCGGCGAAGGCAGTTCGTTCACGGTACGCATACCCGTCCGGGCCGACGCTTTTGAGGCTAGCTGGTTCGTTGACGAGGAGACAAACCCGCCTAGCCTGCTGATCGATCAGGTCATTCCCGATTTGTCTTCTGCATCTATTCCGGAACAGGCCCAGGTGCTGCTGATTGCCGAAGATGATCCTGACTTGAACGCCTTTCTGACCGATCTCTTTAAAACCAGTTTTCGGGTTCTGTCCGCAACCAATGGTGAACAGGCGCTGCAACTCGCCCGGCAGCACATTCCCGATGCCATCATTACCGACTGGATCATGCCGGAACTGGAAGGCCCCGAGCTGTGCCGCTTGCTGAAGACCGACGAAAAGACGAGCCATATTCCGATCATTCTATTGACATCGAAAGCGAGCATGGCCAGTCAGTTGGCTGGTTTGGATGTGGGTGCCGACGATTACGTCACCAAGCCCTTTAGTGCGGCCCTCCTGCGGGGGCGCCTGCAAGGCCTTCTGGCCAATCGGCTACGGCTGCGGCAGGCGTTTGGCCAGGAGGTATGGCTACGCCCCAGCGATGTCAAGTTATCGAATGTTGATGAAGCCTTTCTGCAGCGGGCCACAGCCTGCATTGAAGAGCATATCGATGATGCCAATTTTGACATCGATCAGTTACAGGAATTGCTGAATATGAGTCAGATGCAGCTCTACCGCAAGCTCAAAAGCCTGACAAACATGGCCGGGCGGGACTTTATCCGCTACATCCGGTTGCAGCGGGCGGCTCAGTTGCTGGAAACGGGGCAGGTGACAGTATCGGAAGCGGGCTACCGGGTTGGCTTTAACGACCGGAGCTATTTTAGTCGGGCCTTCAAAAAACAATTTGGCCACGCTCCAACGGAACACCTGTCAGCAAAAGATCAAGCCTGA
- a CDS encoding glycoside hydrolase family 3 N-terminal domain-containing protein: MTALRRIIAALTILLVFSFPLLAQTRTATRPTPPPFLRDTLAATRWADSIMADLPLERQVAQLIMVAGYSNRTPGYEDSLTTLVRTHQLGGVVFFQGGPMRQAKLNNRLQAASNVPLLVAMDAEWGIAMRLDSTVRYPYQMTMGAMPASADNLIYQMGADLARQARRLGMHVNFAPDADVNNNPNNPVINFRSFGEDKYAVARKALAYLRGMQDNRLLTSIKHFPGHGDTGTDSHYDLPLINKSRGQLDSLELYPFRELINAGAAGVMVAHLSIPALDTTRNRPSTLSPNIVTKLLKNELQFNGLVFSDAMNMKGVTKYFPSGLADRRGMEAGMDVLEFTENIPMAISQICQAVDDRTVTAQQIANRCRRMLLAKYWAGLNRYQPVVLDNLLADLNRPESEVINRHLTEASLTVLTNTRNVLPLQRLDTLRIASVSVEATAPTVFQNRLADYTTVTPYQINSKATDAQIAALLDSLNRFNLVLVGVHLNNIRPGAKYGIQPRTVELVQKLTNTGKAVVTVFGNAYALDAFTDVDQARALVMPYQLTTHTEDLSAQLIFGAIGAAGRLPVTVNQQFRVGDGKTIAPIGRLKYTIPEEVGISSTYLAQQVDSVVNQGLQAKAYPGCVVQLAKDGKVIFRKAYGQHTYDTSLGGAAEPTRLDDLYDFASVTKVSTSTPALMRLVDAGKFKIDGTMGQYLPAYKKSNKDTLRWRDVLTHQAKLKAWIPFWQTTKNPDGTFKNKTFTNVRSNRYPIEVTDSLFLFKKYPRTIFKAIKDSPLNAKKEYVYSDLSFYLYPQIVQRITGVPFETYLKDSLYAPIGATTLTYNPRRFYPLSRIVPTEYDSLFRKTLIWGRVHDEGAAMLNGLSGHAGLFGTANDLMKLTQLYLQRGQYGDRQLIRPETIAEFTRYQFPELGNRRGLGFEKPAYKYNGNAPRLASPASYGHSGFTGTFTWIDPAVGLNYVFLSNRVYPTRNNNKITELGIRTGVADAFYRAINRGI, from the coding sequence ATGACTGCTCTTCGTCGGATAATTGCCGCGCTTACAATACTCCTTGTCTTTTCGTTTCCGCTGCTGGCCCAAACGCGAACGGCCACCCGCCCTACTCCCCCACCCTTTCTGCGCGATACACTCGCGGCCACCCGTTGGGCCGACTCCATTATGGCCGATCTGCCGCTCGAACGGCAGGTAGCGCAGCTGATTATGGTGGCGGGGTACTCGAACCGTACGCCGGGCTACGAAGATTCGCTGACGACCCTTGTACGTACCCACCAACTCGGCGGGGTCGTGTTTTTTCAGGGAGGGCCCATGCGGCAGGCGAAGCTGAACAACCGCCTGCAAGCCGCCTCGAACGTACCCCTGCTGGTAGCGATGGATGCCGAATGGGGCATCGCCATGCGCCTCGACAGTACCGTACGCTACCCCTATCAGATGACAATGGGCGCCATGCCCGCCTCGGCCGATAACCTCATTTACCAGATGGGTGCTGACCTTGCCCGGCAGGCCCGACGGCTAGGGATGCACGTCAATTTTGCGCCCGATGCCGACGTGAACAACAACCCCAACAACCCGGTCATCAACTTCCGGTCGTTTGGCGAAGACAAGTATGCCGTAGCCCGCAAGGCGCTGGCCTACCTGCGCGGCATGCAGGATAACCGCCTGCTAACGAGCATCAAGCACTTTCCCGGCCACGGCGATACCGGCACCGACTCACACTACGACCTTCCCTTGATCAACAAAAGCCGGGGGCAGCTCGACAGCCTGGAACTGTATCCGTTCCGGGAGTTGATCAACGCCGGGGCGGCGGGCGTGATGGTGGCCCACCTGAGCATTCCGGCTCTCGACACCACGCGCAATCGCCCGTCGACGCTGTCGCCCAACATTGTGACGAAGCTGCTGAAGAATGAATTGCAGTTCAACGGCCTGGTTTTCTCCGACGCTATGAACATGAAGGGCGTGACCAAATACTTCCCTTCGGGCCTGGCCGACCGGCGCGGGATGGAAGCCGGGATGGACGTCCTCGAGTTCACCGAAAATATCCCGATGGCGATCAGCCAGATTTGCCAGGCCGTCGACGACCGCACGGTTACAGCCCAGCAAATTGCCAACCGCTGCCGCCGCATGTTGCTGGCCAAATACTGGGCGGGCCTGAACCGTTACCAGCCCGTGGTGCTCGATAACCTGCTGGCCGACCTGAACCGCCCGGAGTCGGAGGTGATCAACCGCCACCTCACCGAAGCCAGCCTGACGGTGCTGACCAACACCCGGAACGTGCTGCCCCTTCAACGCCTCGATACGCTGCGCATTGCGTCGGTGTCGGTTGAGGCTACCGCGCCTACGGTGTTCCAGAACCGCCTGGCCGATTACACGACCGTAACGCCCTACCAGATTAACTCGAAGGCCACCGACGCGCAGATTGCCGCGCTGCTGGATTCGCTGAACCGGTTTAATCTGGTGCTGGTGGGGGTTCACCTCAACAACATCCGGCCAGGCGCGAAATACGGCATCCAGCCCCGCACGGTCGAACTGGTACAAAAACTGACCAACACGGGCAAAGCCGTCGTGACGGTTTTTGGTAACGCCTACGCGCTCGACGCCTTTACCGACGTGGATCAGGCACGGGCGCTGGTGATGCCCTATCAGCTCACCACCCATACGGAAGACCTGTCGGCCCAACTGATTTTTGGCGCGATTGGCGCGGCGGGTCGCCTGCCCGTGACCGTCAATCAGCAGTTCCGGGTGGGCGATGGCAAAACCATTGCGCCCATCGGCCGTCTCAAATACACCATTCCCGAGGAAGTAGGCATCAGCAGCACGTACCTGGCGCAACAGGTCGACTCGGTGGTGAACCAGGGCTTGCAGGCCAAAGCGTACCCCGGTTGCGTGGTGCAGCTGGCGAAAGACGGGAAAGTGATTTTCCGTAAGGCGTATGGGCAACACACCTACGACACCAGCCTGGGTGGTGCCGCCGAGCCTACCCGCCTCGACGATCTGTACGATTTTGCGTCGGTCACCAAAGTCAGCACCTCAACGCCCGCGCTGATGCGGCTGGTCGATGCGGGCAAGTTCAAGATTGACGGCACGATGGGCCAATACCTGCCTGCTTACAAGAAATCAAACAAAGACACGCTCCGCTGGCGCGACGTGCTGACGCATCAGGCCAAACTGAAAGCCTGGATTCCGTTCTGGCAAACGACCAAAAACCCCGACGGTACGTTCAAGAATAAAACGTTCACCAACGTTCGCTCGAACCGGTATCCGATCGAAGTGACCGACAGCCTCTTCCTGTTCAAAAAGTACCCACGCACGATTTTTAAGGCGATCAAAGACTCCCCGCTGAACGCAAAGAAAGAGTACGTCTACAGCGACCTGTCGTTTTATCTCTACCCGCAGATCGTGCAGCGGATCACGGGCGTACCGTTTGAAACGTACCTGAAAGACAGCCTGTATGCGCCGATCGGGGCCACCACGCTTACCTACAACCCGCGCCGGTTCTACCCGCTCAGCCGCATCGTACCGACGGAATACGACTCATTGTTCCGCAAGACGCTGATCTGGGGCCGTGTGCACGACGAAGGTGCCGCCATGCTGAATGGTCTGTCGGGCCACGCGGGTCTGTTTGGTACGGCCAACGACCTGATGAAGCTGACGCAGCTGTACCTGCAACGCGGCCAATACGGCGACCGGCAGTTGATCCGTCCCGAAACGATTGCTGAGTTTACCCGCTACCAGTTTCCTGAGTTGGGCAACCGCCGGGGGCTGGGCTTCGAGAAACCCGCTTACAAATACAACGGCAATGCCCCCCGTCTCGCCAGTCCGGCTAGTTACGGGCACTCGGGCTTCACCGGTACGTTCACCTGGATTGACCCAGCCGTTGGCCTGAACTACGTATTCCTGTCGAACCGCGTCTATCCAACGCGCAACAACAACAAGATCACCGAACTCGGCATCCGCACCGGCGTAGCCGACGCCTTCTACCGGGCTATCAACCGGGGAATTTGA
- a CDS encoding SGNH/GDSL hydrolase family protein, whose amino-acid sequence MLDLANALKTLIFAVTCLCCTQAADTQMTTPPSANAKTFLSLGDSYTIGESVGEADRWSVQLARMLRQKGVDLADPDIIARTGWTTAELQEAIQASGNQKTYDLVSLLIGVNNQYRGQPTDRYRTEFRQLLQTAIRYANKRPDRVVVLSIPDWGQSPYAEGRDRQQIGQQIDAFNAIARDESQQAGVAFIDITPLSRAAAGDASQFANDGLHYSGKQMKQWAGQALPLVDKLLK is encoded by the coding sequence ATGCTAGATCTTGCCAATGCCCTAAAAACGTTGATTTTCGCGGTTACATGCCTTTGTTGCACCCAAGCCGCCGATACGCAAATGACCACGCCACCCTCCGCCAACGCCAAGACCTTTCTCTCGCTGGGCGACTCCTACACCATCGGTGAAAGCGTCGGTGAAGCCGACCGCTGGTCGGTCCAGCTGGCGCGCATGCTCCGTCAGAAGGGCGTCGATCTGGCCGACCCCGACATCATTGCCCGCACAGGCTGGACAACGGCCGAGTTGCAGGAGGCCATCCAAGCGTCTGGTAACCAGAAGACCTACGACCTCGTTTCGCTCCTGATTGGCGTGAATAACCAGTATCGGGGCCAACCGACCGACCGCTACCGGACGGAGTTTCGGCAATTGCTGCAAACAGCCATCCGCTACGCCAACAAGCGTCCCGACCGCGTTGTCGTGCTGTCGATTCCCGACTGGGGGCAGTCGCCGTACGCTGAAGGGCGTGATCGTCAGCAGATTGGCCAGCAAATCGACGCCTTCAACGCCATCGCACGCGACGAAAGCCAGCAGGCGGGAGTCGCTTTCATCGACATCACGCCGTTGAGTCGGGCGGCGGCTGGCGATGCGTCTCAGTTTGCCAATGACGGACTGCACTACTCGGGTAAGCAAATGAAGCAGTGGGCCGGGCAAGCGCTCCCCTTAGTAGATAAACTGCTCAAATAA